Proteins encoded within one genomic window of Sphingosinicella ginsenosidimutans:
- a CDS encoding SMODS domain-containing nucleotidyltransferase produces MVKLTSQFADFLRDTVNLNQTRITNLENSIEALKNFVRQCDWEPRIRGFEEQGSWAHDTIIKPVDGGEFDADLLVMVDPVEGWTAADYVRTLGEAFADSATYGDKAKAWDYCVTITYAGERKVDLAPCVKNRLWEGSLEVCNRAADRFERSEPIEYTKWLRERNALSGSNSFRKVTRLLKYLRDIKTTFTCPSVLLTTLLGRQVEWYDKDSDDFADVPTTLRTVMGRLDDWLQGRPTRPRVENPKLTSEDFASGWTDTQYSNFRAFIHKYRGWIDEAYEEEDRSESIKAWRRIFGVEFAKGEEIRAATSVEKSGSLMSSLLVTTAAHADGIVDAVKRLGVSILPAWFYEPPHMQPPRWPAIANVSSNVQVFATWHPGQHDSASRSVGRDDVLPRRGGLWFDVGINGGAALPAGYRVQWRVTNTGMMALALNNGRGGFYPPTSGNRRWESLAYRGVHITEAFIIRRSDDVLVAKSPPFSVVIE; encoded by the coding sequence CGGATTTTTTGCGGGACACGGTCAATCTCAATCAGACCCGGATCACCAACCTCGAAAACAGCATCGAGGCTCTCAAGAATTTCGTCCGCCAGTGCGATTGGGAGCCGAGGATCCGGGGGTTCGAGGAGCAGGGGTCGTGGGCGCACGACACCATCATCAAGCCGGTGGACGGCGGCGAGTTCGATGCCGATCTGCTGGTGATGGTCGATCCGGTCGAAGGCTGGACGGCTGCGGACTATGTCCGCACGCTGGGCGAGGCCTTTGCCGACAGCGCCACCTATGGCGACAAGGCCAAGGCTTGGGATTACTGCGTCACCATCACCTATGCCGGCGAACGCAAGGTCGACCTCGCGCCGTGTGTGAAGAATCGCCTCTGGGAAGGGAGTCTTGAGGTCTGCAACCGCGCCGCCGATCGCTTCGAACGAAGCGAGCCGATCGAATATACCAAATGGTTGCGCGAGCGGAACGCGCTGTCGGGTTCAAACTCCTTCCGCAAAGTGACGCGGCTGCTCAAATATCTGCGGGATATCAAGACGACCTTCACCTGCCCGTCGGTGCTCCTGACCACTCTGCTCGGGCGGCAAGTGGAATGGTATGACAAGGACTCGGACGATTTTGCTGACGTTCCCACGACATTACGCACGGTCATGGGTCGCCTCGACGACTGGCTACAGGGTCGGCCGACCCGCCCCCGCGTCGAAAACCCCAAACTGACCTCAGAAGATTTCGCCAGCGGCTGGACCGACACGCAATATTCCAACTTCCGGGCCTTCATTCACAAATATCGGGGCTGGATCGACGAAGCCTATGAGGAGGAAGACCGCAGCGAGAGCATTAAGGCGTGGCGGCGCATTTTCGGGGTTGAGTTCGCGAAAGGGGAGGAAATCCGCGCGGCCACGAGCGTCGAAAAGAGCGGCAGTCTCATGTCGTCTCTGCTGGTGACGACAGCGGCCCATGCCGACGGCATCGTCGATGCCGTCAAAAGACTGGGCGTCTCGATTCTGCCCGCCTGGTTCTATGAGCCACCTCATATGCAGCCGCCGCGCTGGCCGGCGATCGCCAATGTCTCATCCAATGTCCAGGTCTTCGCGACCTGGCACCCCGGGCAACACGATAGCGCGTCCCGAAGCGTCGGCCGCGATGACGTGCTACCGCGCAGAGGCGGGCTGTGGTTCGACGTCGGCATCAACGGCGGCGCTGCACTGCCCGCTGGCTATCGCGTCCAATGGCGCGTCACCAACACCGGCATGATGGCTCTAGCGCTGAACAATGGGCGTGGCGGTTTCTACCCACCCACGTCGGGAAACCGGCGTTGGGAGAGCTTAGCCTATCGCGGCGTTCACATTACCGAGGCTTTCATCATCAGACGATCGGATGACGTACTGGTGGCAAAGAGCCCACCGTTCAGCGTCGTCATTGAATGA
- a CDS encoding type IV toxin-antitoxin system AbiEi family antitoxin domain-containing protein, whose amino-acid sequence MSSLTDQILDRFATGETLDRAQLAIDANYDSVGRALRQLVDDGKLIRMGRGRYKKALRKGAVSAATIADSIRRQIDRSKRNVFLRGDFSKLGRSYDAVGRALRQLTEQGRLVQIGHGLYAKAERSPFTGKPAPIVGIGRLATEALARLGKPVARSTSDRAYSSGRSTQVPTGRKVAVSDRVRRRIGYDGNYVVFERA is encoded by the coding sequence ATGAGCAGTTTGACCGATCAGATCCTCGATCGCTTCGCCACTGGCGAAACCCTGGATCGCGCCCAGCTCGCGATCGATGCCAATTACGACTCGGTCGGTCGCGCGCTGCGGCAATTGGTAGACGATGGCAAGCTGATCCGGATGGGGCGCGGCCGGTACAAGAAGGCTCTCCGGAAGGGCGCAGTCTCGGCGGCGACGATCGCCGACAGCATCCGGCGTCAGATTGATCGTTCGAAGCGAAACGTGTTTCTGCGCGGTGATTTCTCCAAGCTTGGTCGCAGCTATGACGCGGTTGGCCGGGCGTTGCGCCAACTGACCGAGCAAGGGCGATTGGTGCAGATCGGTCATGGACTCTACGCCAAGGCTGAGCGGTCACCGTTCACGGGAAAGCCGGCGCCGATCGTCGGCATCGGTCGGCTGGCGACCGAAGCGCTTGCCCGGTTGGGCAAGCCTGTCGCCCGCTCGACCTCTGATCGCGCCTACAGCAGCGGCCGGTCGACCCAGGTGCCGACCGGCCGGAAAGTGGCGGTCAGTGACCGTGTTCGCCGCCGCATCGGCTATGACGGCAATTATGTCGTTTTCGAACGCGCCTGA
- a CDS encoding nucleotidyl transferase AbiEii/AbiGii toxin family protein yields the protein MTVFAAASAMTAIMSFSNAPDGDALSRVAGALAVDEAFIEKDWFVVQAIRLLVALETPDIKPVFSGGTALLKAHGLIKRFSEDIDFKLALSDTFLAKSPGQRKSALSGFKKDVAAAWEEAGFTDLKIEAGSGNTFIKIEMNYPTVLDGHAALRPHIQAELSAKPPRLPPHDRPLTSFVAQFRGEPPEVASIPCVDPVETGADKLSAFTWRALVRERGGDKDDPTIIRHVHDLAVLEPTIATNSHFGILLAETLIADTQRGGGAVADLAPKERLAAMLARLRADDLYAEDYRLFVEDMAFESAEDIPSFEVAVRAVERLSALLPA from the coding sequence GTGACCGTGTTCGCCGCCGCATCGGCTATGACGGCAATTATGTCGTTTTCGAACGCGCCTGACGGCGACGCGCTCAGCCGCGTCGCTGGTGCGCTCGCGGTCGATGAGGCCTTCATTGAGAAAGACTGGTTTGTTGTTCAGGCAATCCGGCTACTGGTCGCCCTCGAGACGCCCGACATCAAACCGGTTTTTTCCGGCGGCACCGCGCTGCTGAAGGCGCACGGCCTCATAAAGCGCTTCTCCGAGGACATCGATTTCAAGCTCGCGCTATCGGATACGTTTCTCGCCAAGTCGCCGGGCCAGCGGAAATCCGCTCTTAGCGGCTTCAAGAAGGATGTCGCGGCGGCATGGGAGGAGGCGGGTTTCACCGATCTGAAGATCGAGGCCGGGAGTGGCAACACCTTCATCAAGATCGAAATGAATTATCCGACCGTCCTGGACGGTCACGCCGCATTGCGACCGCATATCCAGGCGGAGCTTTCGGCCAAACCGCCGCGGCTCCCGCCACATGACCGTCCATTGACGTCTTTCGTGGCGCAGTTCCGCGGGGAACCGCCCGAAGTGGCCTCGATTCCGTGCGTCGATCCTGTTGAGACGGGTGCCGACAAACTCAGCGCCTTCACCTGGCGCGCGCTCGTTCGCGAACGCGGCGGGGACAAGGACGATCCCACGATCATACGCCACGTCCACGATCTCGCGGTGCTTGAGCCGACTATCGCCACCAATAGTCATTTCGGCATCTTGCTGGCGGAAACGCTGATCGCCGACACGCAGCGCGGCGGCGGCGCCGTCGCCGACCTTGCTCCCAAAGAACGGCTTGCCGCGATGCTGGCGCGACTGCGGGCGGATGACCTCTACGCGGAGGACTATCGCCTGTTCGTCGAAGACATGGCGTTTGAATCCGCCGAGGACATACCGTCATTTGA